The sequence CAATTCGATATTGTTGCAAACAGCGGAGATCCTACATTCTTGGAGCCCTTTTGGGAGCAGCATGCGGCTAGTAGTGCCATAGTGATGGCTGGATGGCATCGTATGAGCTATGAGTTCAACGATGGCTCGCTCATCTCAGAAGAGCTCAAAACACATATAAGACGGGTGCATGACATCGTTGGTAATGCAGTTACAGATGGAAGATTCATCATTTTTGGTGCTGGTGCCACCCAACTTCTTAACGCAGCCGTGCGTGCTATTTCCCCAGAGGGTTCATCCTCACCAGGAAAAGTTGTGGCTTCAACCCCTTACTACCCGGTAGATTTATTTAACACttactattaattatttattttttttagttgaagatattatatatgtttgaaAGCCTCAAATCTATTGTATGTCCATGTAAGCATCCTAACCGAAGTTACCAAGATAAATTGTTAAGTGAttgaggaaaaaattaaaaagtgggAGCAAGAATTTAATGAGTAGTTCgatctatatatataacctatgtccaaaaaaaagggaacccTTAACAGCTATATCTTTGCAATTGAAGTGTTCATTTTATGATAAACTCAATGTATTATTTACGGTAACagctctaggattttttttttcaaaggagTCAATAGTGTGGAAGCTATAAATTTGTTGTGGGaggagtaaaaaataaaatgattttttttttttttgtatatacaactttcacattatataaaataatctaaaatagtattctgaatacaatttagtatacaaattgtattgtacaatagtctaaaaaattattaatagtttaaacaTCGATAAGACTACAACCATTgaatgcataaataaatataattaaataactaattaaaaaaaattccaaatttataataatttattatatttatatgtacttaattaaaaaaaatgataaagaagatTAGTAACACACATAAGATTTGGTCTGAGAGTAATtgtgaaactaagaaaaaaaatagtaattgatataagtttttgtttttgaagtaTATGACTTTTTAATCATATACATGGTCATTCTCTTGGAATTGGAGCAAGCACTAAAAAACTTCTTGGACTTGGAAATCTATAAAGCATTTATCAACCTATTTGAttagacaaaaagaaaacataaaagggagaaagaaagataaagacAATGAGGAAAAAATCACAGATACAAATAGGTTTGTTGTAGCGgtggtgtaatttttttttttattactaaaagTGGTGTAATCTTTTgctgatgaagaagaaaattgcAAGGAAAAATAGCTTCATTCCGCCGTCAACAATAAAGTAAGCCAGAGTtagataaaatttatttatttatttattttaaaatgaatgagTAATTTTAAGAGTAGTGTTACTACACAACACATTCACAACAGAATCTAGATAACAAGTTGTTAAAGGtatgtaaaaaagtgatgtcaattgTGAGTGTAgataaaatcaattacaacttACCACTTGACCTTTAtcttaaaattattatgaaaatattgtgaaagaaTCACTAAGTTAAGCATATTCAAGCTTATTTCAGCtagatttaaacaaaatttatgttcaagctaggtgttcaaaattttattttaggggatcaaaacaaaaaaaaaaaaaaaattaaataaaaattttatatataaatttttttattttttttatttttttttgcccaagtgagggggttcatttgaaccccctgggcTGGCAGCAAAGCCACCCctgattatttatatattaaaaaaccaTCAGTTAATCCTAGACTAACCTAGTTTTAATGTGCTGACTCTATAAATACATGAGTCTACAATATATTTAGACTTCTTTGCTATTGAGTTGTTCATCTTACACTTAATATAGGTTTATAAACTAAAGAACGCTATATTAACCCTAGACTAATCTTCATTTAGTGTGCTTGCTCTACAATAGATTTGAGCCTCTAGGaaataatatttctatttttttaaaaaaatttatgtttacaTGAGCTTGTATGTTAactctaaattaaaatttcatctAGGTTTATAAAGAGCAAACCGAGTTTTTGAACTCTAAGGATTATAAGTTCAGCGGAGATACTTCGCTGTGGAAGAGCAGTGCTATAGACTCCTCATCTTCCCAGAATTTTATTGAGTTTGTGACTTCACCCAACAATCCAGATGGTCAGTTGAAGAAGGCAGTTCTTAGAGGGCCATTTGTTAAGACGATTCATGATCTCGCCTATTACTGGCCACATTTCACAGCTATCCCTGCTCCAGCGGATGAAGATCtcacaatatttacactttctAAGCTCACCGGTCATGCTGGCAGTCGATTCGGGTATCTAATTATTATTTGcttgtaaataatatttattatttatgacatagttatatgattttttttttttttatacaagatagaattctcctctaacctaatctaagtgtatatgtgtgtaaagctctctcctggagacttgaactccggcTCTTGCCCCCTACACTCCACAAGaacttatacttgtaaagtaaccatcgcaccaagggtgtgcaaTGGTCATAGTTATATGATTAAAGGAACCCAGTAGGGGTTCAAGTAATAACTCATGTAGTAATGATACACATTATGGTGTCCCATGTATGTAATTTGAAATCtcgggaaattattgtgtactctcagagtaccataaatgcgtactccctcctctcacatgaatggtgggtttcattaattaaattcatggtgggacccactattcatgtgagaagaaagagtacacatttatagtactccagaagtacttaataattttccttgaaTCTCATTACCACTTATGTtttaatatcataataaattttctactatctcaaaagtttaaaccactaagaaatagtgaatttaatgGAGTAACTTCTAACAATTATTTTGaccataatttttattaccaCGAACTGTTCTGGCCAAAAATTTATTACTTGATTTCTCTTATGAAATTAAGAAGATGAAAATAAGTTATGACATTGGTTTCTCTGATGCAGGTGGGCAATAATAAAAGATGAGGCTGTATACCAAAGAATGCTAACATATATGAGTCTAAGTACCTATGGTGTCTCTCGAGAAACTCAGTTAAGAGTTTTGAAGCTGCTAAAAGTAGTCATCGAAGGGAAAGGAAGGGAAATGTATGAGTTTGGATACAAGACCATGAAAACCCGATGGGATCAATTGAGCAAATCTGTATCACTGTCAAAACGTTTTTCCATCCAGGATCTCGAACCTCATTATTGTTCATTTTCAGGAAAAGTTAAGAAATCTTCTCCAGGTAATTCTCTTTAAGCCATAAGATTTATTAAACTCGACTCGTGGCTGCTTAGTAACTGTAACCTaattagaaaaaacaaaaatttgctaatataattaatttcttaactgcaaagaaaaacattttaatggaacatggaaaaaaaaaaaaaaagagagagagagagagagagaatatatatatatatatatatatatatatatatatatgggcgTTCCTTGCCCTGTCATACCCGAATAGCCCTTGTGTTATGAACCTCTTCATATAAAACGGAAAGGAGAAATTTTATTGTTAAGATATAATTGGTCATCAATATAAAAAcgaatattattatttatttgataaaattagATGTTAAATAATGTGATttatttccttctcaaaaaaaaataataataataatgtgatttattgctttatatttgtaaagggtttttattttcttacattACTTTGTTCACGTTAGCTATTTCgcatccatttttatttttaatatatgaacatttttaaaatgtggATGTTTTTTAATCAGTTTTGAATATATGTATGAAATAATAGATGCAAACTATGAAAAAATACTTTCcctttgtaaaataataataatatatcttaACCCTAAAACGAACCCCCTCAATTTgctttttaatggaaaatgtcCATCCTGACTCGTCCAAATCCACATGAGATCAGTAGAATTCATTTCCATGTCTCTTCTCTCTAACACAATTCTAAGAGAATTTTCAAGTATGCAAGATAGCTGCCACCTTCAATTCAGATATATTGAAGCTAGTTaacaagaaaaatttgttatttgatgaATCATGATATTTCAAGCCTAATAAACTAATGGAAATTGCATGCAGCTTTTGCGTGGCTGAAGTGTGAGAGACAAGAAGATAAGCATTGCTATGAGTTACTGAAAGCAGCCCATATCACTGGCCGTGATGGTAGTTTGTTTGGTGCTGAAAGCCGCTATGTACGTCTCAGCATGGTTAGAAGCCAAGATAATTTCGATTTATTACTGCAACGGATAGAAAAGTTAGTGACTGAGTAATATGCTAGCAAAAGTAGTATGGCTCCATCTGTTTCAAGAGAAAACAAACGTAATCAGTCGATGCTGTTGGATGCTTGTTATTGGGGTCATACTCTTGAGAGACACTGCATTGAACCATTTGCATCGAATTTGTTGGATTAAGCCAGCAGTTCAGCCTATTTCCAAAAACCTGGCATCTGGAAAAGTAATTGCTGCCTTGTTAGCATTGTaaattcttataatttttttttaggctatACCCTTTTGAAACATCATTGGGAGCTTCATATGTTGATACAATGAATTCTTAAACGTAATTTGCAATATATGCCAAAATATACTAAATCCGATACCAAATCCTTCCTGTtaatttttagaccccttaaaacaattgatttaacttaggtaattagccaagttgttacttagtccaatttaacaagtctaggttatcacaataacaaagatcaaatcatgcaaagtagcggaaaataaataacacaagatatgatcacctaggaaaccaaaccggtaaaaacctggggaggatttaacctagctatcctcaagataaacttgaatccactatcttgaaagaatcgaaattcatacaataaaagttacaagcccccacgctcgacttcttattgctaccaaccagtaaaacttactgacacgaccacgtgcaaactccaaatccacggactccttctttctttggcctttgcaaaacacaaacacccccgtttgtgactttgagatctcactcaaaggtttagcaacacaaactctcctgtttgtgactccaagaccacctttgaaggtttagatcatcaacacctttgatgactagagaaggcagcaacttctacaataccggatcttgaaaTTCTTCAAagaatagcaccggtagaagatataagagagctttttaggaacaaaaccctaaatacaaaagaggcacactcttttctctctgaaaagccacataaaaatgtgcttagggtttcctttatatactgggagaagtagattagaaaccctaatccttaatgggcttgaactgctgtttgggtttaattaaaattctgcagatatgactttcgatcgatcgagcctgtctttcgatcgattgaaccagacagattatgaaatcttcttcctgcagcttgtatgttcttgtatcttgacttgaatcaccttgagcattgtctgataatacctatagactctaagatctatatctagacaagtttatgttcacgatttgccaattgttctaaacatttaaagCCTAACACTTCCAAATAGCTTAACTAGCAAATTAATGTAGCCACTTCATCCAACAACTAAACTGTACAATATTATATGATGATTCAATTGACACAAATTGATACATTATTTTTTAGAGTAAATAGGAAACACTAGAACACActcaaaatgtaaaaaaaaaaataaaaaaaaaaaaaaaaaaaaaaaaaaaaaaaaaattgccctACCAAGAAATACAAAGTAAAAGATAGAAACTCTCACCACTTTTTTTAAGAATAGTAAGAAATATTACAATATTAGGAGTACATACTATTATGCAGCCCAACAGCTCAAACCCACAAGCCCCTCCTCCTCTCATCGCTATtaagaatcaaagaaaataggggACATGAAACTCACAACCTAATAGTATTCACCAAAAGATAAAAAGTTTAATAAGAAGAAATTCATCTTCTCAAAAGCCAAAGGttaatttaattcaaaataaaaatctttattATCTAAATGGAGTGGTGGTCGTGACTAAGGTTTTGCTAAGACTTACAAATGCATGTGATATTGTGATGTTCAatgtttattaagtttttacTTGATTATGATGAGATACTCCAGTATCACAAACAAACACCAGTTGTCTTTAACCTAATAATGATACTTTACATGCCACCCACCTTCACTGAATCACTGTCTTGGATTTTTTTGATCCAATTTTATCCTTTTGCCTTTTGGTAGAGCATATGCCTGGAAGAACTTTGTATTTGAATCTTTGATACCCATGCTTCAGTCAAGTCAACCTTGATCTTTGCTGCCAAATTTTTTCCCTCAACAAACCGGTCACATTACCAAAGTCTCTACCACTCCACTACCAAATAGGCCCCACATTGTTTAAGCAGCTCATGGACGTTAAGTATCAGTCCCAGTAGCACCCGAATCCCATGCCTTCCTTATCACATCTTCACTGATTGCGTTGGAAGGAATTTCTCAGCAACTAATCAAGGATTACTTGTCAAACTCCTAGTGTATCTCGTTTAATTGGGTCACATTTTAGAGGAAGTACGTGTTGATAGAAAGGACTTGTCCAATCTATTTCATGGGCTGCGTCATCTACTGTCAGGTTTAATGCTGCTAAAAAAGTAGGAACATTTTGCTCTCGGTTGTCGTTTAGACAGAACATGGTAGAATATCAGTCCCTGCTGTGATCAATGACTTATTGTAATCTTTTGTACACATTTTGAAATCAATACAATATCCTAGCTTTCACAAAATAACACGTAATAGATTAATAGCTGGCAAAAGTGacattcttttttatgttttctgcAGGGAATTGGCCAAGAGTTTTGTGGAAAGGAATTTgggattcaattttttttttttttttttttggtattcttGAAAGGACAAGGCAAATGCTTGCCCCAAAGCGCCCGCTGTCTCAATCCCTTTCAAAGATCAACTTTAGCTCatcaatttgatttttcttctttttcttttttctttttcttttttcttttttttatcttaataGCTCAATTCACTTGCAATTCTTTAATGCTTTGCTTCATCAATCAAGAAAATCATTGTGTTAGGAATGtgaaataattgttgtaatcCCTTTAATTAGGTAGTTAACTAGTTGGTTGAAACTATGATGAATTAGTTAGGATTTGAGCACATGTAACTCATTTAACACAAGGCTTAATTTATAGAGCATATGTTGAATTAATTAGCCAATTATTTTGAGCCATGTGGCCCAATGACATTAGAActagtctcctataaatacatgattgtaattcaacattaaatatcaatgaagaataaaccaaCTCATTGCTTAGTGCatttcccctctctctctctctctctctctctctcttaatattcctctatggagggtgactacttcaaattaagtcaatttccctacaattCTCATCAATTCCCCTATAATTCCTATCCATCTCCATTAGGAACCACCAGGTTCCTAACACATTGATAGAGAAGATTTTCACCATCTCAAAATTTGTCTAACACCCTAGAGTCATCAAGGACTAAGGCATCGTCAAGTACCTAAAGGAGCGTCACGCCTCCTTGGCTTAGTCAAGTAATAAAGGATAGTCAAGCCTTCCATGCATCTAGTGACTCCTAGAGCAGCGGTCAGACACTAATCCGCCTGACGCCATGTCATGTGATGGATGAGTCTGTCAAGCCTTAGCTCTACATCTTTTACGTGCCCTCCACTCAAGTATGTTTATATGGAAAGAATTTCCATGCCACGCCCAAAAAATCTACTACATATTCTTATCCTCCAAATATGGGATGTTAAGCCTGAGGATCTCAGAGCATTAACTTCATACTCTCCCTCTAAGGAAAGAGTCTACATTCATAGGATCTTAGTCTGCTTTATATCGCTATATAAGCACCAAGCCCCATCTTCTCCAAGGTCCAtatactataaaaaaaacactGGCAATAgcggcatttttttttcttaatagtGTTTTCAAAAAACGCCGCTAAAATCCCCCCTATAGCAGCGCTTTAGGAGAGCTGGAATAGGGTAGGTCTATAGTCGCGTTTTTAAGGGTTTATAGCGGCATTTTTAAACACAAGGCCTGCAGCAGCGCTTGGAAAGCGTTGTAATAGGTccaaccaggaaaaaaaaaaggtaagggGGTCTATGAAGAATTTCCTAGCTCTCATACTTTAAAGTTATAGAAGATCATTCAGTCACTGACTTAACCTTCGAAAGGTCTTTGGCCCGCACCCTACCAATACTCTCTGTAAGTTTTTCACCTTTCATTCTTCAAGTACCCTTAGTCACTGCACATGTGGATAATTAATTTACTGAcgattttgtgcatcatcaatCATTATGTTGGCTTTCTCCTTAGATTCATTTTCTTAGGTTACTATATTGGAATTGGGACATCAAAACTCTAGaatcaattaaaatattgaaCTTGTACATTTTCATTTCTgtttgaattaaaattattaaatataaatctAACCGTTAGCTGATATTGTGATTCTTCATAGAGACTAGCCGTACTCAAATAAGCTTCACTACGTCTAAATTTTATGATTTGATCTAGTTAGTGCCAttgcatgcattttttttttttttttaattgcaa is a genomic window of Quercus lobata isolate SW786 chromosome 2, ValleyOak3.0 Primary Assembly, whole genome shotgun sequence containing:
- the LOC115974646 gene encoding tryptophan aminotransferase-related protein 4-like, whose amino-acid sequence is MATVQSFKYALILISSIILNLFSANVFLRIRWEQSWTKMAATEAETVASISCSGHGRAFLDGLVVNGKPICECNACFAGPDCSDFLSDCVVDADSGDPTFLEPFWEQHAASSAIVMAGWHRMSYEFNDGSLISEELKTHIRRVHDIVGNAVTDGRFIIFGAGATQLLNAAVRAISPEGSSSPGKVVASTPYYPVYKEQTEFLNSKDYKFSGDTSLWKSSAIDSSSSQNFIEFVTSPNNPDGQLKKAVLRGPFVKTIHDLAYYWPHFTAIPAPADEDLTIFTLSKLTGHAGSRFGWAIIKDEAVYQRMLTYMSLSTYGVSRETQLRVLKLLKVVIEGKGREMYEFGYKTMKTRWDQLSKSVSLSKRFSIQDLEPHYCSFSGKVKKSSPAFAWLKCERQEDKHCYELLKAAHITGRDGSLFGAESRYVRLSMVRSQDNFDLLLQRIEKLVTE